A stretch of Mus caroli chromosome 5, CAROLI_EIJ_v1.1, whole genome shotgun sequence DNA encodes these proteins:
- the Med28 gene encoding mediator of RNA polymerase II transcription subunit 28, producing MAASLGGMFTGQPPGPPPPPPGLPGQASLLQAAPGAPRPSNSTLVDELESSFEACFASLVSQDYVNGTDQEEIRTGVDQCIQKFLDIARQTECFFLQKRLQLSVQKPDQVIKEDVSELRSELQRKDALVQKHLTKLRHWQQVLEDINVQHKKPADMPQGSLAFLEQASANIPAPLKQT from the exons ATGGCGGCGTCCCTGGGAGGGATGTTCACCGGGCAGCCTCCAGgtcctccgccgccgccgcccgggcTCCCAGGCCAGGCGTCGCTTCTGCAAGCAGCCCCTGGGGCCCCGAGACCATCTAACAGCACTTTGGTGGACGAGTTGGAGTCATCCTTCGAG GCTTGCTTTGCTTCCCTTGTGAGTCAGGATTATGTCAATGGGACTGATCAGGAAGAAATTCGAACTG gTGTTGATCAGTGTATCCAGAAGTTTTTGGACATTGCAAGACAGACAGAATGTTTTTTCTTACAAAAAAGGTTGCAGTTATCTGTCCAGAAACCAGATCAAGTTATCAAAGAG GATGTCTCAGAACTAAGGAGTGAACTGCAGCGGAAGGATGCGCTGGTCCAGAAGCACTTGACAAAGCTGAGGCATTGGCAGCAGGTGCTGGAAGACATCAATGTGCAGCACAAGAAGCCGGCTGACATGCCTCAGGGATCCTTGGCCTTCCTCGAGCAGGCGTCTGCCAACATTCCTGCACCTCTGAAGCAGACCTAA